The following proteins are encoded in a genomic region of Ornithinibacillus sp. 4-3:
- a CDS encoding ABC transporter ATP-binding protein, producing the protein MEYIVETKRLTKSFGKEQAVKNLEMKIPRGEIYGFLGPNGAGKTTTIRMLLGLMKPTSGSVHLFGEDMKSNRIGILKNVGSLVENPSYYPHLTARENLEASRKILRVPKERINEVLKLVRLQEAGNKKVKGFSLGMKQRLGIAAAMLHQPKLLILDEPTNGLDPSGIIEMRQLIQRLPKEYGMTVVISSHLLSEIDQMATRVGVVSKGKLIFQDSIEEMRKFAQASIQLRVNDNEGAWRALLANGQKADLQDENIALQVEDDEQLAIVVRYLVQQGFSIYRVQEEKRSLENIFLEMTREEHA; encoded by the coding sequence ATGGAATATATCGTTGAAACAAAACGTTTAACGAAAAGCTTTGGAAAAGAACAAGCAGTGAAAAATTTAGAAATGAAAATACCAAGAGGTGAAATCTATGGTTTTTTAGGGCCAAACGGAGCAGGTAAAACTACGACAATTCGTATGTTACTTGGATTAATGAAACCGACGTCTGGTTCTGTACATTTATTTGGAGAAGATATGAAAAGCAATCGAATAGGTATTCTGAAAAATGTGGGATCATTAGTAGAAAACCCATCCTATTATCCACATTTAACAGCTAGAGAAAATTTAGAAGCTAGCCGTAAAATTTTGCGTGTACCAAAGGAAAGAATTAATGAAGTATTAAAGCTAGTTCGCCTACAAGAAGCTGGCAATAAGAAAGTAAAAGGCTTCTCTTTAGGGATGAAGCAACGATTAGGTATTGCTGCTGCTATGCTTCATCAGCCGAAATTACTAATATTGGATGAGCCTACAAATGGGCTGGATCCATCTGGAATTATTGAAATGAGACAATTAATCCAACGTTTGCCAAAAGAATATGGAATGACAGTGGTTATATCTAGTCATTTACTGTCAGAAATTGACCAGATGGCTACTAGAGTTGGAGTGGTTTCAAAAGGGAAACTAATTTTCCAGGATTCGATTGAAGAGATGCGCAAATTTGCTCAAGCTTCTATTCAATTAAGAGTTAATGATAATGAAGGAGCATGGCGTGCCTTACTAGCTAATGGGCAAAAGGCTGATTTACAAGATGAGAATATTGCTTTACAAGTAGAAGATGATGAGCAATTAGCTATTGTTGTTCGTTACCTTGTTCAACAAGGCTTCTCGATTTATCGTGTGCAGGAGGAGAAACGCTCTCTAGAAAATATCTTCTTAGAGATGACGAGGGAGGAGCATGCATAA
- the tenA gene encoding thiaminase II translates to MLFSERLFNAVEPVWNSYLEHPFVKGIGEGTLDKEKFVHYMKQDYVYLIEYSRVFAIGSTKANDLKTMTIFANLLHGTMNFEMDLHRQYAEKFGITKEELEATEPSATMTSYTSYMLSQAQLGGVENTIAAVLACAWSYNWIGKNLATWPGATTHELYGDWVKTYASDEFTSLAEDCIDLINEHAKDKPEHELKKLEGIFVKTSYFEYMFWDMAENLSMWPVKVLTK, encoded by the coding sequence ATGTTATTTAGCGAGCGTCTGTTTAATGCTGTAGAACCAGTCTGGAATAGTTATTTAGAGCATCCATTTGTAAAGGGAATTGGCGAAGGAACACTTGATAAGGAAAAGTTTGTTCATTATATGAAGCAGGATTATGTGTACCTTATTGAGTATTCCCGTGTATTTGCGATTGGTAGTACAAAGGCTAATGACCTAAAAACAATGACGATTTTCGCAAATCTACTTCACGGAACAATGAATTTTGAAATGGATTTACATCGTCAATATGCAGAAAAATTTGGTATTACCAAGGAAGAGCTAGAAGCAACAGAACCTTCTGCGACCATGACTTCTTACACAAGCTATATGCTTAGTCAAGCACAGCTTGGTGGAGTGGAGAATACGATAGCGGCAGTTTTGGCATGTGCATGGAGCTATAACTGGATTGGGAAAAATTTAGCAACATGGCCAGGAGCTACCACGCATGAATTATATGGAGATTGGGTGAAAACATATGCTTCTGATGAATTTACAAGTCTTGCGGAGGATTGTATTGATCTAATCAACGAACATGCGAAAGATAAGCCAGAACATGAGCTTAAAAAGCTAGAAGGAATCTTTGTAAAAACAAGCTACTTTGAATATATGTTCTGGGACATGGCAGAAAACCTCTCCATGTGGCCGGTAAAAGTATTAACAAAATAA
- the thiE gene encoding thiamine phosphate synthase encodes MQHHYLRKYFIMGSQNCDCDPVIILQEAIEAGITAFQFREKGKGSLSGEEKITLGKKLRALCHHANIPFFINDDIELATVLDVDGIHVGQDDENLASLRAQFPNLLIGLSISNEAELKSSPVHLADYVGAGPVFATTSKEDAKAAVGTEWIAYLRNKHPDLPIVGIGGINTENAHQVIEAGADGVAIISVITKSADIYKTVSKL; translated from the coding sequence ATGCAGCATCATTATTTACGAAAATATTTTATTATGGGGAGTCAGAATTGTGATTGTGATCCAGTGATTATTTTACAGGAAGCAATTGAAGCTGGTATTACCGCATTTCAATTTCGAGAGAAAGGAAAAGGCTCTTTAAGTGGAGAAGAGAAAATAACGCTGGGGAAAAAGCTACGAGCACTTTGTCATCATGCTAACATTCCATTTTTTATCAATGATGATATAGAACTTGCTACTGTACTTGATGTGGATGGGATTCATGTGGGACAGGATGATGAAAATCTTGCTAGCTTACGTGCTCAATTCCCTAATCTATTAATCGGCTTATCTATTTCCAATGAAGCGGAATTAAAGAGCAGTCCTGTTCATTTAGCTGATTATGTTGGTGCTGGGCCAGTATTTGCAACAACCTCAAAAGAAGATGCCAAAGCGGCTGTTGGAACAGAATGGATAGCTTATTTACGGAATAAGCATCCTGATTTACCTATTGTAGGAATTGGTGGAATTAATACAGAGAATGCCCATCAAGTAATCGAAGCAGGAGCTGATGGTGTTGCTATTATCTCCGTTATTACAAAATCAGCAGATATTTATAAAACTGTAAGTAAGCTATAA